In a single window of the Plasmodium cynomolgi strain B DNA, chromosome 6, whole genome shotgun sequence genome:
- a CDS encoding hypothetical protein (putative) has product MGAGHAKEGSGGYRIVRICPEGPVSECDMEIFFDYIVQIEDVKLQDASRKTYESFMQKVREGENKEVRLLVYSCRYDKLKEVHVKPRKWRGKGLLGMNISYEKANAMKEGIQIVRIEDGYLDIKNKITEKEDIIIGHGENILRNFDELCNFVEGNLFSYHGERKKAPLELSFYVYNKVRGDVRMVNLKVDPTWGRHGLLGCHLSEMNASLEEGRGEATLGGSHEMGRVMSSEMGRVMSSEVGRVMSSEMGRVMSSEMGQVMNREMNHEMNPKMNRELTQEATPYEKCIPPEHVSTAEWTKDLPGETIEWGAEPSVGSKHIRFGRNEANGEEAAGEDPGRPNYGRLNTHYFRDGRGAGALGSSMSSSMSRSLGSSLDRSLGNSPGGAQDHKGGGEKSYALSSTIEVEVEVEAGVAPGVKAEAYAEGKHVKQAMQPSQKKHTLHTPPISPTSPTSPTSQEWHPPQEQPPPDQRDTPAERYERYVKNIKTYSKEMLDVYRDMDENGRLLEELKLRTLRNFSLGGKLVGGECDYVAGEVSVPEEAFADWGMTEGDTNERSGTCEVEVDGKSQGGDGLLM; this is encoded by the exons ATGGGGGCAGGCCACGCGAAAGAAGGCAGCGGAG GATACCGCATCGTGCGTATTTGCCCCGAGGGTCCCGTGTCGGAGTGCGACATGGAAATCTTCTTCGACTACATTGTGCAGATAGAGGACGTGAAATTACAAGACGCGTCCAGGAAGACATACGAGTCATTTATGCAGAAGGTacgagaaggagaaaataaagaagtaCGTCTGTTAGTGTACAGCTGTCGATATGATAAACTGAAAGAGGTGCATGTGAAGCCAAGGAAGTGGAGAGGAAAGGGGTTACTAGGGATGAATATAAGTTACGAAAAGGCAAATGCGATGAAGGAAGGGATTCAAATTGTAAGAATTGAGGATGGTTAtttagatataaaaaataaaattacagAGAAGGAAGATATAATAATAGGACATGGAGAGAATATCCTTCGGAATTTTGATGAGCTTTGTAATTTTGTGGAGGGTAATTTATTTAGCTACCAtggagaaaggaaaaaggctCCACTGGAGTTATCCTTTTATGTGTATAACAAGGTGAGGGGAGACGTGAGGATGGTTAACTTGAAGGTGGACCCCACGTGGGGAAGACACGGACTGCTCGGGTGCCACCTGAGTGAAATGAATGCTTCGCTTGAGGAGGGACGGGGGGAGGCCACACTAGGGGGGAGCCATGAGATGGGCCGAGTGATGAGCAGCGAGATGGGCCGAGTGATGAGCAGCGAGGTGGGCCGAGTGATGAGCAGCGAGATGGGCCGAGTGATGAGCAGCGAGATGGGCCAAGTGATGAACCGCGAGATGAACCACGAGATGAACCCCAAGATGAACCGCGAACTGACGCAAGAGGCGACCCCATACGAGAAGTGCATCCCCCCCGAGCATGTCAGTACCGCGGAGTGGACTAAAGACTTACCCGGTGAGACGATCGAGTGGGGTGCAGAGCCATCCGTAGGAAGTAAGCACATCCGATTTGGCCGCAATGAAGCGAACGGAGAAGAGGCCGCGGGGGAAGACCCAGGGCGCCCAAATTATGGCAGGTTAAATACGCACTATTTTAGAGACGGCCGTGGTGCGGGCGCGTTGGGCAGTTCGATGAGCAGTTCGATGAGCAGATCGTTGGGCAGTTCGCTGGACAGGTCATTGGGCAACTCACCGGGGGGTGCGCAGGACCACAAAGGGGGCGGCGAAAAGAGCTACGCTTTGAGCTCCACGATAGAGGTTGAGGTTGAGGTTGAGGCTGGCGTTGCGCCTGGCGTTAAGGCTGAGGCATACGCGGAGGGGAAGCACGTCAAGCAGGCCATGCAGCCCTCACAGAAGAAGCATACGTTGCACACCCCGCCCATCTCGCCCACCTCGCCCACCTCGCCCACCTCGCAGGAGTGGCACCCTCCCCAGGAGCAGCCACCCCCAGATCAACGAGACACCCCCGCAGAAAGGTACGAAAGGTACgtgaagaatataaaaacatacagCAAAGAGATGTTAGACGTTTACAGAGACATGGACGAAAATGGTAGACTCTTGGAGGAGCTGAAGTTACGGACGCTGAGGAATTTTTctttgggggggaagttGGTTGGTGGCGAATGTGACTACGTCGCTGGAGAGGTGAGTGTTCCTGAGGAGGCTTTCGCAGACTGGGGGATGACGGAAGGGGACACCAACGAGAGAAGCGGAACGTGTGAAGTTGAGGTGGATGGAAAATCTCAGGGGGGAGATGGTCTCCTGATGTAG